From Vibrio aerogenes, a single genomic window includes:
- the fliE gene encoding flagellar hook-basal body complex protein FliE, whose amino-acid sequence MRLDGLQNEMQAMMIEAGSQKPFATGQSVSSDFGNMLSKAINNVNSLQKTSGTLQEKFDRGDEGVSLSDVMIARNKASVAFEATIQVRNKLVDAYKELMNMPV is encoded by the coding sequence ATGAGATTAGATGGATTACAAAACGAAATGCAGGCAATGATGATAGAAGCCGGGAGTCAGAAGCCTTTTGCAACGGGTCAGTCTGTCAGTTCAGATTTTGGCAATATGCTAAGTAAAGCAATCAATAATGTGAATTCTCTGCAAAAGACATCAGGCACATTACAGGAAAAATTTGATCGGGGTGATGAAGGTGTTTCATTATCTGATGTCATGATTGCCAGAAATAAAGCGAGTGTTGCTTTTGAAGCAACGATTCAGGTTCGTAATAAACTTGTCGATGCTTATAAAGAATTGATGAATATGCCGGTGTAG
- the fliD gene encoding flagellar filament capping protein FliD, translating to MALGPIGMNAGMDVNSIVSKVVDAERLPKQQRIDNQRTQNEASISAYGRLRESLDTMKNLMAGFRQDKAFALRTASSTDEEVVSAKATTDAIAGRYAVDVLQLAQSHKLASGVIPEDTKFGPGKLNISQGEKTFSVDIRNQSKLKDVVNQINHAKGNPGIRASVINDVNGPRLIIASNQSGKENKLSISAEGTTADNALKRLEYKTLEQRVKDLENARSQAQQLIHPLTPEQQKVAAKVADKLETAARAVDESVAQEIKEAAKTAQDPAEMQKAGTDLSDSAVKAAATAGESAQAYIKPEDRIPGWTETASGTLLDSYSEGEPPLSDSELEKAGDVPGWNNTASGTLLDSYVTPKEAAAELKEKLAREQQEIEQAVKSGEMTPEEAKQLERSKLSPEEKAYVEKVENVQSQLKEAQNSFDAYQGMTEVQSAQDAEVILDGVAKLASHNNIIENAIEGVDLTLKGESDPKQKAAEIDVEYDRNSVRENIEKFVSAYNQFYQTSRQLSVANPQTGEKGPLAGDSIVRSADSRLKRVFSSPVEQAPENLKTLTEFGITTTRQGTLEINHDMLNKQLNNNFDKLGEFFGGRKGFAKQVEDAIQSMTGVTGSIRSRENSLRDQNYRLDDEQDTLDRRMDALEQRTHNKFSAMKDATSKMQSQLSGMMNALGQGQ from the coding sequence ATGGCTCTGGGCCCCATAGGGATGAACGCTGGCATGGACGTAAACTCCATTGTTAGCAAAGTTGTTGATGCAGAACGTTTGCCGAAACAGCAACGTATTGACAACCAGCGAACGCAAAATGAAGCCAGCATTAGTGCCTATGGCAGGCTCAGAGAGTCTTTGGATACAATGAAAAACCTGATGGCAGGTTTTCGTCAGGACAAAGCTTTTGCTCTCAGGACTGCCAGTTCAACCGATGAAGAGGTCGTCTCTGCGAAGGCGACAACCGATGCTATTGCCGGGCGATATGCTGTTGATGTCTTGCAACTGGCACAAAGCCATAAGTTAGCTTCAGGCGTGATTCCTGAAGACACAAAGTTTGGTCCGGGTAAGTTGAATATTTCTCAGGGTGAGAAAACATTTTCTGTTGATATCCGGAATCAATCCAAATTAAAAGATGTCGTTAATCAAATTAATCATGCAAAAGGCAATCCGGGAATCCGTGCATCTGTCATTAATGATGTGAATGGCCCCCGGCTGATTATTGCCTCTAATCAGTCCGGTAAGGAAAATAAATTATCTATCAGTGCTGAAGGAACCACGGCTGATAATGCCCTGAAAAGGCTCGAATATAAGACTTTAGAGCAACGGGTGAAAGACCTTGAAAATGCCCGTTCGCAAGCCCAGCAATTGATCCATCCGCTCACTCCTGAACAGCAGAAAGTTGCGGCAAAAGTTGCCGATAAGCTGGAAACGGCAGCCAGAGCCGTCGATGAATCAGTTGCTCAGGAAATTAAAGAAGCCGCAAAAACCGCACAAGATCCAGCTGAAATGCAAAAGGCTGGGACCGATCTTTCTGATAGTGCAGTGAAAGCTGCGGCCACTGCAGGGGAATCGGCTCAGGCATATATCAAACCAGAAGATCGTATTCCGGGCTGGACTGAAACAGCTTCGGGAACTTTGCTTGATTCATATAGTGAAGGCGAGCCACCACTGAGTGACAGTGAGCTGGAGAAAGCCGGGGATGTTCCCGGATGGAACAATACTGCTTCCGGTACATTACTTGACTCTTATGTTACCCCTAAAGAGGCTGCCGCTGAGCTTAAAGAAAAACTTGCCAGAGAGCAGCAGGAAATTGAACAGGCGGTAAAAAGTGGTGAGATGACGCCAGAAGAAGCAAAACAGCTGGAGCGTTCAAAGTTATCGCCTGAAGAAAAGGCTTATGTGGAAAAAGTAGAAAATGTTCAGTCCCAACTTAAAGAAGCACAGAATTCTTTCGATGCTTATCAGGGGATGACTGAGGTACAGTCGGCTCAGGACGCAGAAGTGATCCTTGATGGTGTTGCAAAGCTGGCAAGCCATAATAACATTATTGAAAATGCGATCGAAGGTGTTGACCTGACGCTGAAAGGTGAGTCGGATCCTAAGCAAAAAGCGGCAGAAATTGATGTTGAGTATGATCGTAACTCTGTCAGAGAAAATATTGAGAAGTTTGTTTCTGCATATAATCAGTTCTATCAGACATCACGGCAACTTTCGGTTGCTAATCCTCAAACCGGAGAGAAAGGACCTTTAGCCGGCGACAGTATTGTCAGAAGTGCTGACTCCCGGTTGAAACGGGTATTCTCTTCACCTGTTGAACAGGCTCCGGAAAACCTGAAAACTTTAACTGAGTTTGGTATCACCACGACCCGTCAGGGGACGTTGGAGATTAATCATGATATGCTAAACAAGCAGTTAAATAATAATTTTGATAAACTTGGTGAGTTCTTTGGCGGAAGAAAAGGGTTTGCTAAACAAGTTGAAGATGCGATCCAATCGATGACCGGTGTAACGGGTTCTATTCGTTCCAGAGAAAATAGTCTGCGTGATCAAAACTATCGTCTGGATGATGAACAGGACACATTAGACAGACGAATGGATGCTCTTGAGCAACGAACGCATAACAAGTTTTCAGCAATGAAAGATGCAACCAGTAAAATGCAAAGTCAGCTTTCCGGCATGATGAATGCGTTGGGCCAGGGCCAGTGA
- the fliS gene encoding flagellar export chaperone FliS, producing MRGSLQAYKKVSVDSQLSAASPHKIVQMLMAGAIERLIQGKAAMIQGNIPVKGERLGKALDIIISLRGCLSMEDGGDVAKNLDQLYEFMISQITTANHKNDPQPLDDVIDIIREIKSAWDQIPSEYHHLTAADIGM from the coding sequence ATGCGTGGTTCTTTACAGGCTTATAAGAAAGTATCAGTGGATAGCCAGCTCAGTGCGGCCTCACCGCATAAGATAGTACAAATGTTAATGGCCGGTGCAATTGAGCGCCTGATTCAGGGAAAGGCCGCAATGATACAGGGAAATATACCTGTGAAAGGTGAGCGTCTGGGTAAGGCTCTTGATATTATTATTAGTTTGCGTGGCTGCCTGTCTATGGAAGATGGTGGTGATGTCGCAAAAAATTTAGATCAGCTTTATGAGTTTATGATCTCGCAAATTACGACGGCGAATCATAAAAATGATCCCCAACCTTTAGATGATGTTATTGATATTATTCGTGAAATAAAATCCGCGTGGGATCAAATTCCTTCAGAATATCATCATTTAACCGCTGCTGATATTGGTATGTGA
- the fliH gene encoding flagellar assembly protein FliH codes for MSERKRGFLRPGKDNDVAEAKRWGLPDYGQDVATGAKETALNYDPGWIPEKNSPVDEGPAELTEEEIELIRQGAYQEGLLQGQEAGFKQGFEKGKAEGIEAGHAEGFAQGQSEGLEAGQDTIREHTEHFIDLANQFAQPLALMNSQVERQLVDMVLGLVREVVHVEVQINPQIILDTIKACVESLPIAGHEITLKLNPEDVAIIRDAYGDEALELRQWQLVSEPSLSRGDVEIEAGESGVTYRMEERLRTVLQNFSGKNRHGGDAC; via the coding sequence ATGTCCGAGAGAAAACGAGGCTTTTTACGTCCCGGAAAGGATAATGATGTCGCTGAAGCAAAACGTTGGGGGTTGCCTGACTATGGTCAGGACGTTGCGACCGGAGCGAAGGAAACGGCGCTCAACTATGATCCCGGATGGATTCCTGAAAAGAACTCGCCTGTTGATGAAGGGCCGGCTGAACTGACTGAAGAAGAAATCGAGCTGATCCGTCAGGGAGCGTATCAGGAAGGTTTGCTTCAGGGGCAGGAAGCTGGTTTCAAACAAGGTTTTGAAAAAGGAAAAGCAGAAGGCATTGAAGCCGGTCATGCTGAAGGTTTTGCTCAGGGACAATCCGAAGGTCTTGAAGCCGGGCAGGATACGATTCGTGAGCATACTGAACATTTTATTGATTTAGCGAATCAGTTCGCCCAGCCATTAGCTTTGATGAATAGTCAGGTGGAAAGACAATTAGTTGACATGGTTCTTGGATTAGTCAGAGAAGTCGTGCATGTTGAAGTGCAGATCAATCCGCAAATTATCTTAGATACCATCAAAGCTTGTGTTGAGTCACTGCCTATCGCCGGACATGAAATTACCCTGAAACTGAACCCGGAGGATGTTGCAATTATTCGTGATGCCTACGGTGATGAAGCGCTTGAATTACGCCAGTGGCAGTTAGTGTCTGAGCCTTCTCTCAGTCGGGGAGACGTTGAAATCGAAGCAGGTGAGTCCGGTGTGACTTACCGTATGGAAGAGCGGCTACGGACTGTCTTACAGAATTTTAGCGGTAAAAACCGACATGGTGGTGACGCGTGTTAG
- a CDS encoding sensor histidine kinase, translating to MQGSPVQAQLSHLDSIEDQVERYKQVIDVMPAGVILLDTQGIVREANPEAQRLLEVPLVGEKWIAVIQAAFAPREDDGHEVSLRNGCRVRLAISASTTGQLILITDLTETRLLQSRVSDLQRLSSLGRMVASLAHQVRTPLSSAMLYASNLASPNLPSTTRSRFQTKLMDRLHDLDKQVNDMLLFAKGGDNKVVSSFQISSLMDEFYPMVEAAIQSYQIDYGQEVESPETCVLGNSNAIASALSNLVMNAIQNAGKGAQVDVFCRTVSAELRISVQDNGPGIPKEMQHKIMEPFFTTRSQGTGLGLAVVQMVCRAHDGRLELISKEGDGACFTICIPLERTISHSTTETGE from the coding sequence ATGCAGGGTTCCCCGGTTCAGGCGCAACTTTCTCATCTCGACTCTATTGAAGATCAGGTTGAGCGATATAAGCAGGTGATTGATGTCATGCCTGCAGGTGTGATTTTGCTTGATACGCAAGGTATTGTCAGGGAAGCAAACCCTGAAGCGCAACGATTACTGGAAGTGCCGCTGGTTGGAGAGAAATGGATCGCCGTGATTCAGGCTGCTTTTGCGCCACGGGAAGATGATGGCCATGAAGTCTCATTAAGAAATGGATGCAGAGTCCGCCTGGCGATCTCTGCATCAACAACCGGTCAGCTGATTTTAATTACAGACTTAACTGAGACGCGTTTACTTCAGTCCAGAGTCAGTGATTTACAACGATTGTCCTCTTTGGGCCGAATGGTTGCTTCACTGGCACATCAGGTACGCACGCCACTTTCCAGTGCAATGCTTTATGCTTCCAATCTGGCTTCTCCTAATTTACCTTCAACGACCCGGAGCAGATTTCAGACTAAACTGATGGACAGGCTTCATGATCTGGATAAGCAAGTCAATGACATGTTGTTATTCGCTAAAGGTGGCGATAACAAAGTCGTCAGCTCATTTCAAATCTCATCTCTGATGGATGAGTTTTATCCGATGGTTGAAGCCGCAATACAGAGTTATCAAATTGATTACGGACAGGAAGTCGAGTCTCCGGAGACTTGTGTACTCGGGAACTCCAATGCAATTGCTTCAGCGTTAAGCAATCTGGTTATGAATGCAATCCAGAATGCAGGTAAGGGCGCGCAGGTCGATGTATTTTGCCGCACAGTCAGCGCTGAACTCAGAATTTCTGTTCAGGACAATGGCCCCGGTATTCCCAAAGAAATGCAGCATAAGATTATGGAGCCATTTTTTACCACACGCTCTCAGGGAACAGGCTTAGGCCTGGCGGTGGTTCAGATGGTTTGCCGGGCACACGATGGCAGGCTAGAACTCATCTCCAAAGAAGGGGATGGCGCCTGTTTTACGATTTGTATCCCCCTGGAAAGAACAATTTCTCACTCAACTACAGAGACGGGAGAATAA
- the fliG gene encoding flagellar motor switch protein FliG, with protein sequence MAEEENKTEGGEVVPAEAADIASISGDEKAAILLLSLNEGDAAGIIRYLEPKQVQRVGSAMAKASELSQNKVSAVHRAFLEDIQKFTNIGMGSEDFMRNALVAALGEDKANNLVDQILLGTGSKGLDSLKWMDPRQVATIIVNEHPQIQTIVLSYLEPDQSAEILAQFAERDRLDLMMRIANLEEVQPSALAELNEIMEKQFAGQAGAQAAKIGGLKAAADIMNYMDNNIEGVLMEQMRDLDEDLATQIQDLMFIFENLAEVDDQGIQKLLRDVPQDVLQRALKGADDVLKDKIFKNMSKRASELLRDDLEAMPPIKVSDVEAAQKEILAIARKMADNGEIMLSGGADEFL encoded by the coding sequence ATGGCTGAAGAAGAGAATAAGACTGAAGGCGGGGAAGTTGTCCCTGCCGAAGCCGCTGATATTGCTTCAATTTCCGGCGACGAGAAAGCTGCAATTTTGCTCCTGAGTCTGAATGAAGGCGATGCCGCGGGGATCATTCGCTATCTGGAACCGAAGCAGGTTCAGCGTGTTGGTAGTGCAATGGCGAAGGCAAGTGAGCTGAGCCAGAATAAAGTAAGTGCTGTGCATCGTGCTTTCCTCGAAGATATTCAGAAGTTTACGAATATCGGGATGGGGAGTGAAGACTTCATGCGGAATGCACTGGTTGCGGCTTTAGGTGAAGATAAAGCAAATAATCTGGTTGACCAGATTCTGCTGGGGACCGGCTCTAAAGGTCTGGATTCACTGAAATGGATGGACCCGCGCCAGGTTGCTACCATTATTGTGAATGAGCACCCGCAGATCCAGACAATCGTTCTTTCCTACCTTGAACCGGATCAGTCCGCCGAAATTTTGGCGCAGTTTGCAGAGCGTGATCGATTAGATTTGATGATGCGTATTGCAAACCTTGAGGAGGTTCAGCCTTCAGCGCTGGCTGAATTAAATGAAATCATGGAGAAACAGTTTGCTGGTCAGGCTGGTGCTCAGGCTGCGAAGATTGGTGGTTTGAAAGCTGCAGCCGATATTATGAACTACATGGATAATAATATCGAAGGCGTCCTGATGGAACAAATGCGGGATCTGGATGAAGATCTGGCCACTCAGATTCAGGATCTGATGTTTATCTTTGAAAACCTTGCTGAAGTTGACGATCAGGGTATTCAGAAGCTGTTGCGTGATGTGCCTCAGGATGTTCTGCAGAGAGCTCTGAAAGGTGCGGATGACGTACTGAAAGATAAGATCTTCAAAAATATGTCCAAACGTGCTTCTGAATTGCTCAGAGATGACCTCGAAGCGATGCCACCGATCAAGGTTTCAGATGTGGAAGCTGCTCAGAAAGAGATTCTTGCCATTGCCCGTAAAATGGCTGACAACGGTGAAATTATGTTGTCAGGTGGTGCTGACGAGTTCTTATAA
- a CDS encoding sigma-54-dependent transcriptional regulator, producing MAQSKVLIVEDDEGLREALVDTLALAGYGWVESDCAEDALLKLKTESIDIVVSDVQMAGMGGLALLRNIKQHWPNLPVLLMTAYANIEDAVAAMKEGAIDYMAKPFAPEVLLNMVSRYAPVQSEDNGDAVVADDKSLKLLALADKVAKTDANVMVLGPSGSGKEVMSRYIHNASMRKDGPFVAINCAAIPDNMLEATLFGYEKGAFTGAVQACPGKFEQAQGGTILLDEISEMDLNLQAKLLRVLQEREVERLGSRKSIQLDVRVLATSNRDLKQYVQEGNFREDLYYRLNVFPISWPALKDRPGDIEPLAKHLVERHCKKLGQAVPGISSAAIEKLLQYNWPGNVRELDNVVQRALILSENSQISEDHILLEGVDWEDAGTLQMIIEEDHDLPIPGLDVKTETRQDHVRKLSNSSDLGGELRDQEFSIIMETLIACNGRRKEMAERLGISPRTLRYKLAKMRDAGIDIPC from the coding sequence ATGGCGCAGAGCAAAGTATTAATTGTTGAAGATGATGAAGGATTAAGAGAAGCACTGGTTGATACCCTGGCTTTAGCTGGTTATGGATGGGTTGAGTCTGATTGTGCCGAAGATGCCTTACTTAAACTGAAAACGGAATCAATCGATATTGTCGTATCTGACGTTCAAATGGCAGGTATGGGTGGGTTGGCTTTACTCCGGAATATCAAGCAGCACTGGCCTAACCTTCCTGTCTTATTAATGACAGCTTATGCAAATATTGAAGATGCTGTGGCAGCGATGAAGGAAGGTGCAATTGACTATATGGCGAAGCCGTTCGCACCTGAAGTGCTGCTCAACATGGTGAGCCGTTATGCACCTGTTCAGTCAGAAGATAACGGGGATGCCGTTGTTGCAGATGATAAGAGTTTAAAACTGTTAGCTCTGGCAGATAAAGTGGCAAAAACCGATGCAAATGTGATGGTTCTCGGGCCGAGTGGTTCAGGCAAAGAAGTGATGTCTCGCTATATTCACAATGCATCGATGAGAAAAGATGGGCCTTTTGTGGCGATCAACTGTGCTGCGATCCCGGACAATATGCTGGAAGCGACATTATTTGGTTATGAAAAAGGTGCTTTCACTGGTGCTGTTCAGGCATGTCCGGGAAAATTTGAGCAGGCGCAGGGGGGGACCATTCTGCTTGATGAAATTAGTGAAATGGACCTGAACCTCCAGGCAAAACTGTTACGCGTCTTGCAGGAAAGAGAAGTCGAGAGGCTGGGAAGTCGTAAAAGTATTCAGCTTGATGTCAGGGTTTTGGCAACCAGTAACCGGGATTTAAAACAATATGTTCAGGAGGGAAATTTCCGTGAGGATTTATACTACCGTTTGAATGTATTTCCTATCAGTTGGCCCGCCTTAAAAGATCGCCCCGGAGATATTGAGCCGCTGGCGAAGCACCTGGTGGAGCGACACTGTAAAAAGCTGGGGCAGGCTGTGCCCGGTATTTCATCAGCTGCCATTGAGAAGTTGCTGCAATATAACTGGCCCGGCAATGTGCGGGAGTTAGATAATGTGGTGCAGCGTGCTTTGATACTCAGTGAAAATAGTCAAATCAGTGAAGATCATATTTTACTTGAAGGGGTTGACTGGGAAGATGCCGGCACACTTCAGATGATCATTGAAGAAGATCACGATTTACCTATACCGGGGCTCGATGTCAAAACTGAGACTCGACAGGATCATGTCAGAAAATTGTCAAATTCTTCTGATCTGGGGGGAGAACTCAGAGATCAGGAGTTTTCCATCATCATGGAAACATTAATTGCATGTAATGGCCGTCGTAAAGAAATGGCTGAAAGACTGGGGATCAGTCCCCGTACTTTGCGCTATAAATTAGCCAAAATGCGGGATGCAGGCATTGATATCCCTTGTTAA
- a CDS encoding sigma-54 dependent transcriptional regulator, whose translation MQGLAKLLVIEDDPAIRQHISTIMEFVGESCEIVASSQSERIDWSVLWAGCILGSFKDKQLSPTIEHHLQEANHIPLLKLDKQPYALDKFAAYLGDLALPLNYPQLSEALRHCKDFGGRRKQASDNKSKLFQSLVGKSFGIREVRHLIEQVARTDANVLILGESGTGKEVVARNIHSHSSRNKGPFVPINCGAIPGDLLESELFGHEKGAFTGALTSRKGRFELAEGGTLFLDEIGDMPMAMQVKLLRVLQERCFERVGGNTTIKVNVRVIAATHRNLESMIAQEAFREDLYYRLNVFPIEMPALKHRKEDVPLLLQELLNRTETDCGTTVHFTPRAIQSLMEHEWPGNVRELANLVERMTILYPDSLVDVNHLPAKYRYGDVPEFQANQNIIHQGTMEEQERDVFASIFAEDFSLNDMEQNIGGNMHAPDALPPEGINLKEVLADLEVSLIHQALDAQDGVVARAADMLGMRRTTLVEKMKKYNMNR comes from the coding sequence ATGCAAGGTTTAGCGAAACTGCTCGTGATTGAGGATGATCCTGCAATTCGTCAACATATCAGTACGATTATGGAATTTGTTGGCGAGTCTTGTGAAATCGTTGCTTCATCCCAAAGTGAGCGGATAGATTGGTCCGTTTTATGGGCCGGTTGTATACTGGGTTCATTCAAAGACAAGCAGCTTTCTCCTACAATTGAACATCATTTGCAGGAAGCAAATCATATCCCTCTGTTAAAACTGGACAAACAACCCTATGCACTGGATAAGTTTGCAGCGTATTTGGGGGATTTGGCACTTCCGTTAAATTATCCACAGCTCTCAGAAGCTTTGCGGCACTGTAAGGACTTTGGCGGACGACGAAAACAGGCATCGGATAACAAAAGTAAGTTGTTCCAGAGTTTAGTCGGAAAGAGTTTCGGGATTCGAGAAGTTCGGCATTTAATTGAGCAGGTTGCCCGGACTGATGCCAATGTGTTGATTCTCGGTGAGTCAGGAACCGGGAAGGAAGTTGTTGCAAGAAATATCCATTCTCATTCATCCAGAAACAAAGGTCCCTTTGTCCCGATTAATTGTGGTGCGATACCGGGCGACTTACTGGAGAGTGAATTATTTGGCCATGAAAAAGGGGCATTTACCGGGGCATTAACCTCACGAAAAGGTCGTTTCGAACTGGCGGAAGGTGGCACTTTATTTCTGGATGAAATTGGTGATATGCCAATGGCTATGCAGGTAAAGTTACTACGTGTTCTGCAGGAACGTTGTTTTGAACGCGTCGGGGGAAATACCACGATTAAGGTGAATGTGAGAGTGATTGCAGCGACTCACCGGAATCTGGAGTCGATGATTGCTCAGGAAGCTTTTCGGGAAGACCTGTATTATCGGTTGAATGTTTTCCCGATTGAGATGCCGGCATTAAAACACCGTAAAGAAGATGTTCCCTTGCTCTTACAGGAATTACTGAACCGAACAGAAACGGATTGTGGTACTACCGTTCATTTTACTCCCCGTGCGATTCAGTCTCTGATGGAGCATGAGTGGCCCGGAAATGTCAGGGAGCTTGCCAATTTAGTTGAAAGGATGACAATCCTGTATCCTGACAGTTTGGTGGATGTGAATCATTTACCTGCAAAATATCGTTACGGTGATGTACCTGAATTCCAGGCAAACCAAAACATCATCCATCAGGGTACGATGGAAGAGCAGGAAAGAGATGTATTTGCGAGTATTTTTGCTGAAGATTTCAGCTTAAATGATATGGAGCAGAATATTGGCGGAAACATGCATGCACCAGATGCTTTACCGCCTGAGGGCATCAATCTGAAGGAAGTGTTAGCCGATCTGGAAGTCAGTTTAATTCATCAGGCTCTTGACGCTCAGGATGGTGTTGTTGCACGGGCTGCTGACATGCTGGGTATGCGTCGCACGACACTGGTTGAAAAGATGAAAAAGTATAATATGAATCGTTAG
- the fliF gene encoding flagellar basal-body MS-ring/collar protein FliF → MAEENQSTDLALSNSGADSAISGSDLAIDDQNPDLDEKSSSRFDFASGDLDLIRQVVLVLSISICVALILMLFFWVREPEMRPLGAYETEELISVLDYLDQKKLEYKLDGNTILVPANDYSGLKLDLARAGLNQEKEAGDDILLQDMGFGVSQRLEIERLKLSRERQLAKAIEAMNQVRKARVLLAMPKRSVFVRHNQEASASVFLTLKTGANLKQEEVDSIVDMVASAVPGMKNNRITVTDQHGRLLSSGSEDELSAARRKEQELEHKQEQSLREKIDSVLIPILGFGQYTAQVDVELDFSAVEQTKKRFDPNTPSTRSEYTLEDYNNSNVVAGVPGALSNQPPADSSIPEDIAQLKDGSTLGQGSVHKEATKNYELDTTISHERKQTGVITRQTVAVAVKSREKVNPETGEVTYEPLSDQELASIRQILIGTVGFNQQRGDLLNVLSMRFAKPEVDQIADVPIWENPNFGDWVRWLASALVIIVIVLVLVRPAMKKLINPAVDEDDELYGPDGLPIGADGETSLIGSDIDGGELFEFGSSIDLPNLHKDEDVLKAVRALVANEPELAAQVVKNWMSHG, encoded by the coding sequence GTGGCTGAAGAAAATCAATCAACAGATCTTGCTCTGAGCAATAGTGGGGCGGACTCGGCTATCTCCGGAAGCGATTTAGCTATCGATGATCAAAACCCTGATTTAGATGAGAAAAGTTCTTCTCGTTTTGACTTTGCATCAGGTGACCTCGATCTGATTCGTCAGGTTGTGCTTGTCTTATCGATTTCTATCTGTGTCGCCTTAATCCTGATGCTGTTTTTCTGGGTCAGAGAACCAGAAATGCGTCCTCTGGGGGCCTATGAAACCGAAGAGCTGATTTCTGTATTAGACTATCTCGATCAAAAGAAACTTGAATATAAACTGGATGGTAACACCATCCTGGTTCCTGCAAATGACTACAGTGGATTAAAGCTTGATCTGGCCCGTGCAGGCCTGAATCAGGAGAAGGAAGCCGGAGATGATATCTTATTACAGGATATGGGATTTGGCGTTTCTCAAAGGCTTGAAATTGAGCGTCTGAAACTGAGCCGTGAGCGACAGCTGGCAAAGGCTATCGAAGCGATGAATCAGGTGCGCAAGGCCCGGGTTTTATTAGCAATGCCGAAGCGAAGCGTTTTTGTCCGTCATAATCAGGAAGCCTCCGCTTCCGTATTTCTGACGCTGAAAACCGGTGCTAATTTAAAACAGGAAGAAGTTGATTCGATTGTTGATATGGTGGCGAGTGCTGTTCCGGGAATGAAGAATAACCGGATTACCGTGACGGATCAGCATGGCAGATTACTAAGCTCCGGATCCGAGGATGAACTGTCAGCAGCACGACGCAAAGAGCAAGAACTTGAGCATAAGCAAGAGCAATCTTTACGTGAGAAAATTGATTCTGTGCTCATTCCGATTCTGGGCTTCGGACAATATACCGCTCAGGTTGATGTAGAGCTGGATTTCAGCGCTGTTGAACAGACGAAAAAGCGTTTTGATCCGAATACGCCTTCGACCCGAAGTGAATATACCCTGGAAGATTATAACAACAGCAATGTTGTTGCTGGTGTTCCCGGAGCATTAAGTAACCAGCCCCCGGCAGACTCTTCGATACCGGAAGACATTGCTCAGTTAAAAGATGGTTCTACGCTGGGTCAGGGATCCGTTCATAAAGAAGCGACGAAAAATTATGAGCTGGATACGACGATCAGTCATGAACGGAAACAGACGGGGGTGATCACCCGGCAGACAGTGGCAGTCGCGGTGAAAAGTCGTGAGAAGGTTAATCCGGAGACGGGTGAAGTGACCTACGAACCGCTCAGTGATCAGGAGCTGGCATCTATCCGTCAGATTTTGATTGGTACGGTTGGATTTAACCAACAGCGTGGAGATTTGCTCAATGTTTTGAGTATGCGCTTTGCTAAACCTGAAGTTGATCAGATTGCTGATGTGCCTATCTGGGAAAATCCAAACTTTGGCGATTGGGTCCGATGGCTGGCCAGTGCATTGGTTATCATTGTTATTGTTCTGGTTCTTGTCAGACCTGCAATGAAAAAACTTATCAACCCTGCTGTGGATGAAGACGATGAATTGTACGGACCAGATGGCTTGCCTATCGGTGCGGACGGTGAAACCAGTCTGATTGGTAGTGATATTGATGGTGGTGAACTGTTTGAATTTGGTTCCTCCATTGACCTGCCTAATCTGCATAAAGATGAAGATGTGCTGAAAGCTGTCAGAGCACTTGTTGCAAATGAACCTGAACTGGCAGCTCAGGTTGTGAAAAACTGGATGAGTCATGGCTGA
- a CDS encoding flagellar protein FliT codes for MEDKLALLSDIDRKIEQYLAAEDINAEEVHQLVDKRDQLLQELIYEVSENEQFSGSEQWQDAIKRTQQLVEEMQLKTAGIGKSLQKYRYGNKSVQHYKKFL; via the coding sequence ATGGAAGACAAATTGGCTCTTTTAAGTGATATAGATCGCAAAATAGAGCAGTATCTGGCAGCCGAAGACATCAATGCTGAAGAAGTTCATCAATTGGTCGATAAAAGGGATCAGTTATTGCAAGAACTGATTTATGAAGTGTCAGAAAATGAACAGTTCTCAGGCTCTGAACAATGGCAGGACGCGATTAAGCGTACTCAGCAGCTTGTTGAAGAGATGCAGTTGAAAACCGCCGGTATTGGTAAATCTTTACAAAAATATCGTTACGGAAACAAATCTGTTCAACATTACAAGAAGTTTTTATAA